Below is a genomic region from Bacillus mycoides.
GCCTGCTGTGTATACTTCTTTCGAATTTCCCATCGTAGATAATAACAATCCTTTTTTACTGCTTAATAACTTTTCAATACCATTCTCACCGTAAGCATAAGCGAAGCCGTGGCTAAATACACGGTCAACGTATCCTTTTAAAATAGCAGGAAGACCCGCCCACCAAACTGGGTAAATGAATGTAATACTATCAGCCCAAGAGATATGCTTTTGTTCTTCTTTAATATCTTCTGGTGTGTTTCCTTGGGAAAATGAGATGAAATCGGAAGCACCTAATACTGGATTGAAGTTTAATTCGTATAAATCACGAACGCGTACTTCATGACCTTTTCCTTCTAATTCACTTTTTACAGTTTCTAAAATTGCATGGTTGAAGCTTTCTGTATTCGGGTGTGCATAAACGATCACATGTTTCATTGTTCTTCCTCCTAATTGTGGATATGTGAATAGTTTTTATATATTCGTGTAATTATTATGGTTACTTCCGTTGCGAGAGTCAACTTTTCTGACGTGAGAAATAAAGTGAAATTTTAATAGGTGGGGGATGTCCATCCCGCACTGATTATTTGCTCACACTAATCGGGCACTTACTGCCGGTTAATATAAATGTTAGTATGTGACAAAAAAATACAAAATAGTAGGTATTTTGCATTTTCGAATAGAATATATAGATTGGTAAATAGAGAGAAAAGGGGAATTTGTTTGTATTATGGGGGCAAGTGGATCGGGTAAAACGACTTTACTTCAGCTGTTAGGTGGATTAGATATTCCATCGGTAGGTAGTATTCGAGTTGATGGTACGGAGATTTCAACATTAAAAGAAAAAGAGCTCGCTTTATTTAGAAGGCATAAAATCGGTTTTATTTTTCAGCAGTTTAATTTAATTCCAGTGTTTAATGCGGAGGAAAATGTAGGGTTGCCTTTACTATTAGATAATGTTTCGCAAAAGAAGGCAACGGTGACAGCAAATCGTTTATTAGAGCTCGTTGGATTGAAAGGAAAAGAAAAGCATTTACCAGCACAGTTATCAGGTGGGCAACAGCAAAGGGTTGCGATAGCAAGAGCTTTTGCAAATGAGCCGGCTATTATATTAGCAGATGAGCCAACAGGGGCGTTAGATTCAGAAAACAGCAAAAATATTATCGCGGCACTTCGCAATGCATGTGATGAATTAGGGCAAACAGCTGTCATTGTAACGCACGATCCGTTCGTAGCGGCCCATGCTGATAAAGTCGTTTTCTTATTAGATGGTGAAGTGATTCATGAGCATACTGAAAGTAAAGGGTGGAAATTTCGAAATATCCCGCAACAAGTTACTCAAATTCAAGAGATTATGAATCGTCACTTTAAAGTAGGAGGTAAAGGTGATGCGATGGGTAATTAAGTATGCGGTAAAATCGATGAAACAAAATTGGTTGCGAAATATGTTGATTGCCCTCGGTGCAGCTTTAGGTGTTATGTTAGCGACGATGTTATTACTAGGTAATCAATCAGTAGAGCAAAGTGTGAAGGAACAAGTAGTAAGTCGGTATGGAGATTATAATTTACAATTTGGCTATATAAAAAATGACATGTATTTAAATAATGAAAGTTTAAAAGGAATAGATGGCTTAGAAAATGCTGAAAAAATATCAAAAGCACTTATACCGTATCCTTTTCCACATTATAAAGAACTATCGGGAAAGCCATCTTATTGGGGTGTTGAGCAAGATTCTCCAGAAATGCATTCTTATAAAATATTAGAAGGACGATATCCGAAAGAAGGTGCTGAAGTAGCACTGACAAAAGGGTATACAGATCGTGAAAATATACGGGTAGGAGATACGATTAAACTGCCATTCCCGCAGCATGGTGAAAAGGCTGTGAAAGTTGTTGGTATTTTAAATCCACCGTTAATGGCGTCAATGGGGCATAGTGCTTATTTTCCAATCCATTGGCTTCAAAAAGAATTAAATTTACTAAATCAATTCAATCTCGTTCAAGTGAAAGTACAAGATGTAAATGTGAAAAAAGCAATTGCTTTTGATGTACATAAAAAGATTGAAAATATAAAGGTGGACCAACGTACTTATGTAGATAAGGCATTTGAACGACTAAATGTAATGAAGCCATTAATTTTTAGTTTAGGTGGTATTGCCTTATTTGTTGTAGCCCTTTTAATAATGGGAAGTTTCTTCTTATCTGTCAGAAGTCGATTTAAGCAATGGGCATTATTACGTGCACTTGGTAGTAATCCAAATCAAATTATATTAGTCGTTTTATTAGAGGCTTTATGTATTGGGGCAATCGGATCGCTAGCAGGAGTTATTCTTGGAGCGGGTACGCAAACAATCGCCGCATCATTTATTAATAAATGGGTGAATATTGAGGGTGCAGGGAAAGAAGCATTCTCGATTTCAGGTGAGATTTTACTCATTACGTTTTTACTAGGGATTGTTATGTCTATCATAGGGGCCATTATACCAGCTTTCATGGTTAGAAAGATTCCACCAGTTCAAGCACTTCGCCCAGGACTTCCTAGTAATGAGAAAAAAGAAAAAAGATGGAGTGCTTTTAGCCTTAGTATTTTAATCATTGGTACTGTTATTGGACTAGCGGGTAACGTATTAGAGCGGTATATCGGTTTTAATCCAAGTGCGATAGGAGCACTTTTATTTGCGGTCGGTTTGTTATTTGCGATTCCGTTATTTATTCGGGTGATAGCACCAGTGATTGCAAAACCACTTCAAATGATATTACGAATTGAAACGACGATTAGTAGCCGAAATGTAATTCGTTATCGAAATAAGGCAGCTGTATCGGTTGCTATACTAGCATTTGGTTTTATGTTAGCACTTGTTGGAACGATGTATATAAACTCTATTTACGAAGGCATGAAAGATGGGTTACAAAAACATTTACCAGCTGATTTAGTAATAAGAATTCCAATAGAGTCGCAAAGTACTGAAGTATTACCATTTAGTTGGATGGAGAAGGTTAAAAAAATTGATGGTGTAGAAGAGAGCGTAGCAAATGTTACTGACTTTACAGCGAAGCTTATAAATTATGATTTTAAAAAAGCGGATCAAGAGTGGTATGAAAATGTGAGGAAAGATGATTTTGAATATGATGTGATAGAAGTTGTGGGGAATGATATTGTTGCTTATCACAAAGTAACAAAAGCGAAAGTGATTACAGGACAAGATTTAAATAAGCCATTACAAGATGGTGAGGGAGTCGTTACGAAGAGAACTGCTAAAACATTAGGGATTCAGTTGCATGATACGATTGAAGTACAAGGAAAAGGGAAAGAAAAACAAACGATTAAAGTCGTTTCGATTATTGAGCAAGGATTAAGGGGAAGAGGATTAGACATTTTCGTAAATGAACAATGGGTTCGTGATAAGTTTCACGTGCAAGGATATGAAGCAATTCAAGTTATGACAAATTCTAATCAATCATTTGAAGAGATTAAGAAGCAAGTAAAACAAATTACAAATAATAAAGAGAACGTAGAAGTTATTAATAGCCATGATTTATTAAAAGAACAGGAGCAGTTATTATCGCAAATGATGATGTTAATTCGCTTGTTAGTTATAATTGTTTTCATTATTTCTGGTATAGGGTTAATGAATGCGATTGTCTCAAGTTTACATGAAAGACGTGCTGAAATTAGTATGATTCGTGCGGTAGGAGCTATTCCGAAGCAAATGAGACGGATTGTTTTATTAGAGGGCACTTTACTTGGAGCGATAGCTGGTTGTATTGGGGTTTTAGGTGGAATTGTATTTAGTTATATTGTGTTATCAAGCTTAGAGTTAACGGTTATTATCATTCCGTATAATCAAGTTTTAATATTGGCACTAGCTAGCATTATACTCGGAGCAGGAGCAGCAATGATTGCTTCATTACAATTAAGAAAGTTTAAATTGAGTGATACTTTAAAGGAGTTATCAGCATAAAAGATTATTATATCCCGCTCATACAAAGTACAAAGAAGACGAATAAAATGATAACAATACCGATACCAAAGTTAAATACAAGAGTACTATCCATATATGTAACCTCCTTGTTTGAAAGTAAAAAGCACTCTG
It encodes:
- a CDS encoding NAD(P)H-dependent oxidoreductase, producing MKHVIVYAHPNTESFNHAILETVKSELEGKGHEVRVRDLYELNFNPVLGASDFISFSQGNTPEDIKEEQKHISWADSITFIYPVWWAGLPAILKGYVDRVFSHGFAYAYGENGIEKLLSSKKGLLLSTMGNSKEVYTAGGMFDAMKKTTDAGIFEFTGIETLEHTFYTSVPSVDDSVRKQYLEEVKDVVNRAF
- a CDS encoding FtsX-like permease family protein, which encodes MRWVIKYAVKSMKQNWLRNMLIALGAALGVMLATMLLLGNQSVEQSVKEQVVSRYGDYNLQFGYIKNDMYLNNESLKGIDGLENAEKISKALIPYPFPHYKELSGKPSYWGVEQDSPEMHSYKILEGRYPKEGAEVALTKGYTDRENIRVGDTIKLPFPQHGEKAVKVVGILNPPLMASMGHSAYFPIHWLQKELNLLNQFNLVQVKVQDVNVKKAIAFDVHKKIENIKVDQRTYVDKAFERLNVMKPLIFSLGGIALFVVALLIMGSFFLSVRSRFKQWALLRALGSNPNQIILVVLLEALCIGAIGSLAGVILGAGTQTIAASFINKWVNIEGAGKEAFSISGEILLITFLLGIVMSIIGAIIPAFMVRKIPPVQALRPGLPSNEKKEKRWSAFSLSILIIGTVIGLAGNVLERYIGFNPSAIGALLFAVGLLFAIPLFIRVIAPVIAKPLQMILRIETTISSRNVIRYRNKAAVSVAILAFGFMLALVGTMYINSIYEGMKDGLQKHLPADLVIRIPIESQSTEVLPFSWMEKVKKIDGVEESVANVTDFTAKLINYDFKKADQEWYENVRKDDFEYDVIEVVGNDIVAYHKVTKAKVITGQDLNKPLQDGEGVVTKRTAKTLGIQLHDTIEVQGKGKEKQTIKVVSIIEQGLRGRGLDIFVNEQWVRDKFHVQGYEAIQVMTNSNQSFEEIKKQVKQITNNKENVEVINSHDLLKEQEQLLSQMMMLIRLLVIIVFIISGIGLMNAIVSSLHERRAEISMIRAVGAIPKQMRRIVLLEGTLLGAIAGCIGVLGGIVFSYIVLSSLELTVIIIPYNQVLILALASIILGAGAAMIASLQLRKFKLSDTLKELSA